A portion of the Echeneis naucrates chromosome 5, fEcheNa1.1, whole genome shotgun sequence genome contains these proteins:
- the syt2b gene encoding synaptotagmin-2, which translates to MKFNLFRRPQPVAPAEPTGATTMTMAPTTVLTSTSPPETSGSNNTEISKNDMFEEIKSKFLNEIDKIPLPQWALIAIAVVAALLILTCCFCIIKKCCCKKKKNKKGKKGKDGFNMKNMQGGEKHQDDDDDEGETGLTEEEKEEEEKEQEKLGKLQYSIDYDFENTKLTVGILQAADLMSMDSGGTSDPYVKVLLLPDKKKKFDTKVHKKTLNPVFNETFVFKVPYEELGGKTLVMSVYDYDRFSKHDVIGEVKIPMNTIDLGRPIEEWRDLESADQEEPEKLGDICISLRYVPTAGKLTVCILEAKNLKKMDACGLSDPYVKIQLLQGGKRLKKKKTTVKKNTLNPYYNESFSFEIPLEQMQKILVAVTVFDYDKIGKNDAIGKIFVGSKATGLGLKHWSDMLANPRRPIAQWHPLQPEEDIDGQLASLAAKK; encoded by the exons ATGAAGTTTAACTTGTTCAGAAGGCCTCAGCCCGTGGCGCCCGCTGAGCCCACCGGCGCCACCACCATGACCATGGCTCCCACCACGGTTCTCACCTCCACCTCGCCACCAGAGACCTCTGGCTCCAACAACACAGAGATCAGCAAGAATGACATGTTTGAGGAAATCAAGAGTAAATTCTTGAATGAAATCGATAAAATCCCAC TGCCTCAGTGGGCCCTGATTGCCATTGCTGTTGTGGCTGCGTTGCTCATCCTCACTTGCTGCTTCTGCATAATCAAAAAATGCTGctgcaagaagaagaagaacaagaaaggGAAGAAGGGAAAGGACGGCTTCAACATGAAGAACATGCAGGGCGGCGAG AAACACCaggacgacgacgacgacgagGGAGAGACCGGACtgacggaggaggagaaagaggaagaggagaaggagcaggagaaacTGGGGAAGCTGCAATACTCTATAGATTATGACTTTGAGAACACAAAG CTCACGGTTGGCATCCTCCAAGCAGCAGACCTCATGTCCATGGACTCAGGCGGAACCTCTGATCCCTACGTTAAAGTCCTGCTCCTCCCCgataagaagaagaagttcGACACCAAAGTGCACAAGAAGACGCTGAACCCCGTCTTCAACGAAACGTTTGTATTCAAG GTCCCCTACGAGGAGCTTGGTGGCAAGACGCTGGTGATGTCCGTCTACGATTACGACCGATTTTCCAAACACGACGTCATTGGAGAGGTGAAGATTCCCATGAACACCATCGACCTCGGACGGCCGATTGAGGAGTGGCGCGACCTGGAAAGTGCTGACCAAGAGGAG CCTGAGAAACTGGGAGATATCTGCATCTCCCTCCGCTACGTCCCCACCGCTGGGAAACTCACTGTCTGTATCCTGGAGGCAAAGAACCTGAAGAAGATGGATGCCTGTGGATTATCTG ATCCCTATGTGAAGATCCAACTGCTGCAGGGGGGTAAGCgtctgaagaaaaagaagacaacagTGAAGAAGAACACCTTAAACCCGTATTACAATGAATCCTTCAGCTTTGAAATCCCTCTAGAACAGATGCAG AAAATCTTGGTGGCGGTCACAGTGTTTGATTATGACAAGATTGGTAAGAACGACGCCATTGGCAAGATCTTCGTGGGCAGCAAGGCGACCGGCTTAGGTCTGAAGCACTGGTCTGACATGCTGGCCAATCCGCGCCGCCCCATTGCCCAGTGGCATCCATTGCAACCCGAGGAGGATATCGATGGTCAGCTGGCGTCTTTGGCTGCAAAGAAGTAA
- the mybphb gene encoding myosin binding protein Hb isoform X1 — MPSKPAPIKKAAKKEPAKKEEKAPEPAPEPAPEPAPEPAPEPAPAEAAPAEGEAPPAEDAAAAPPAEEPKAPTPPPPAAESAEAPAPEEAKAPTPPPPPPKEPTSAPVDLFIEDKNDTSVSIIWSQPENIGLSGLDGYTIEICKDGTDDWKAVNEELQKSCRYVIKNLATGDRLKIRVVALNVGGRSPPITLPEPVLVKEVADRPKVRLPRFLRQRYVAHVGDKINLTIPFTGKPKPVVTWTKNGQPLDTKRVNIRSTERDSILFIRSSERDDSGVYEMCVKVDDFEDKALLTLQIVELPGPPASVKIVDTWGFNVALEWTPPTDNGNTDITGYTVQKADKKTGDWFTVLEHYHRLNATISDLIMGNTYKFRVFAENKCGMSESAALAKQEAKILKTGIDYKPPDYKEHDFCEPPKFTTSLNDRATTVGYSTKLLCSVRGHPKPKVQWMKNQMIIGDDPKYRQICVQGICSLEIRKPGNFDGGVYSCRAKNDHGEATVSCKLEVKQPNIADADKK; from the exons ATGCCGTCCAAGCCTGCCCCGATCAAGAAGGCGGCCAAGAAGGAGCCAGccaagaaggaggagaaggctCCGGAGCCCGCCCCCGAACCGGCTCCAGAACCGGCTCCAGAACCGGCTCCCGAGCCCGCTCCTGCGGAGGCCGCCCCCGCTGAGGGCGAGGCTCCACCTGCCGAGGATGCCGCTGCCGCCCCGCCGGCCGAGGAGCCCAaagcccccacccctccacctccagctg CTGAATCTGCTGAGGCGCCCGCCCCAGAAGAGGCTAAAGCACCCACACCTCCGCCACCCCCACCCAAAG AGCCCACAAGTGCTCCAGTGGATCTGTTCATCGAGGACAAGAACGACACTTCCGTCTCCATCATCTGGAGCCAGCCGGAGAACATCGGCCTGTCCGGGCTCGACGGATACACCATCGAAATCTGCAAGGATGGAA CTGACGACTGGAAAGCGGTCAACGAGGAGCTGCAGAAATCCTGCCGCTATGTCATTAAGAACCTGGCCACAGGGGACCGGCTGAAGATCCGTGTGGTGGCTTTGAATGTCGGCGGCCGCAGCCCCCCCATCACCCTCCCCGAGCCTGTCCTGGTGAAGGAGGTTGCTG ACCGTCCCAAGGTTCGCCTGCCTCGTTTCCTCAGGCAGAGGTACGTCGCTCATGTTGGAGACAAGATCAACCTGACCATCCCCTTCACA GGTAAACCCAAACCTGTGGTCACCTGGACAAAGAATGGGCAGCCTTTGGACACAAAGAGGGTGAACATCCGCAGCACTGAGAGGGACAGCATCCTGTTTATCCGTTCATCTGAGAGAGACGACTCTGGAGTGTATGAGATGTGTGTGAAGGTGGATGACTTCGAGGACAAGGCGCTGCTCACTCTTCAGATTGTTG AGCTGCCAGGGCCTCCTGCCAGTGTGAAGATTGTGGATACCTGGGGCTTCAACGTCGCTCTGGAGTGGACCCCACCCACCGACAACGGAAACACAGACATCACGGGCTACACAGTGCAGAAGGCTGACAAGAAGACCGGA GACTGGTTCACTGTGTTGGAACATTACCACAGGCTGAACGCCACCATCTCCGACCTCATCATGGGCAACACCTACAAGTTCAGGGTGTTCGCCGAGAACAAGTGCGGAATGAGCGAGAGCGCTGCTCTTGCAAAGCAGGAGGCCAAGATCCTGAAGACAG GCATTGACTACAAGCCTCCTGATTACAAAGAGCACGACTTCTGCGAACCTCCCAAGTTCACCACCTCCCTGAACGACAGAGCCACAACTGTCGGCTACAGCACCAAGCTGCTCTGCTCCGTCAGGGGACACCCCAAA CCCAAGGTTCAATGGATGAAGAATCAGATGATTATTGGAGATGACCCCAAGTACAGGCAGATCTGCGTCCAGGGTATCTGCTCTCTGGAGATCCGTAAGCCTGGTAACTTTGACGGAGGTGTGTACTCCTGCAGAGCCAAGAACGATCACGGAGAAGCAACCGTCAGCTGCAAACTGGAGGTCAAAC AGCCAAACATTGCAGACGCAGATAAGAAATAG
- the mybphb gene encoding myosin binding protein Hb isoform X2, whose protein sequence is MPSKPAPIKKAAKKEPAKKEEKAPEPAPEPAPEPAPEPAPEPAPAEAAPAEGEAPPAEDAAAAPPAEEPKAPTPPPPAEPTSAPVDLFIEDKNDTSVSIIWSQPENIGLSGLDGYTIEICKDGTDDWKAVNEELQKSCRYVIKNLATGDRLKIRVVALNVGGRSPPITLPEPVLVKEVADRPKVRLPRFLRQRYVAHVGDKINLTIPFTGKPKPVVTWTKNGQPLDTKRVNIRSTERDSILFIRSSERDDSGVYEMCVKVDDFEDKALLTLQIVELPGPPASVKIVDTWGFNVALEWTPPTDNGNTDITGYTVQKADKKTGDWFTVLEHYHRLNATISDLIMGNTYKFRVFAENKCGMSESAALAKQEAKILKTGIDYKPPDYKEHDFCEPPKFTTSLNDRATTVGYSTKLLCSVRGHPKPKVQWMKNQMIIGDDPKYRQICVQGICSLEIRKPGNFDGGVYSCRAKNDHGEATVSCKLEVKQPNIADADKK, encoded by the exons ATGCCGTCCAAGCCTGCCCCGATCAAGAAGGCGGCCAAGAAGGAGCCAGccaagaaggaggagaaggctCCGGAGCCCGCCCCCGAACCGGCTCCAGAACCGGCTCCAGAACCGGCTCCCGAGCCCGCTCCTGCGGAGGCCGCCCCCGCTGAGGGCGAGGCTCCACCTGCCGAGGATGCCGCTGCCGCCCCGCCGGCCGAGGAGCCCAaagcccccacccctccacctccagctg AGCCCACAAGTGCTCCAGTGGATCTGTTCATCGAGGACAAGAACGACACTTCCGTCTCCATCATCTGGAGCCAGCCGGAGAACATCGGCCTGTCCGGGCTCGACGGATACACCATCGAAATCTGCAAGGATGGAA CTGACGACTGGAAAGCGGTCAACGAGGAGCTGCAGAAATCCTGCCGCTATGTCATTAAGAACCTGGCCACAGGGGACCGGCTGAAGATCCGTGTGGTGGCTTTGAATGTCGGCGGCCGCAGCCCCCCCATCACCCTCCCCGAGCCTGTCCTGGTGAAGGAGGTTGCTG ACCGTCCCAAGGTTCGCCTGCCTCGTTTCCTCAGGCAGAGGTACGTCGCTCATGTTGGAGACAAGATCAACCTGACCATCCCCTTCACA GGTAAACCCAAACCTGTGGTCACCTGGACAAAGAATGGGCAGCCTTTGGACACAAAGAGGGTGAACATCCGCAGCACTGAGAGGGACAGCATCCTGTTTATCCGTTCATCTGAGAGAGACGACTCTGGAGTGTATGAGATGTGTGTGAAGGTGGATGACTTCGAGGACAAGGCGCTGCTCACTCTTCAGATTGTTG AGCTGCCAGGGCCTCCTGCCAGTGTGAAGATTGTGGATACCTGGGGCTTCAACGTCGCTCTGGAGTGGACCCCACCCACCGACAACGGAAACACAGACATCACGGGCTACACAGTGCAGAAGGCTGACAAGAAGACCGGA GACTGGTTCACTGTGTTGGAACATTACCACAGGCTGAACGCCACCATCTCCGACCTCATCATGGGCAACACCTACAAGTTCAGGGTGTTCGCCGAGAACAAGTGCGGAATGAGCGAGAGCGCTGCTCTTGCAAAGCAGGAGGCCAAGATCCTGAAGACAG GCATTGACTACAAGCCTCCTGATTACAAAGAGCACGACTTCTGCGAACCTCCCAAGTTCACCACCTCCCTGAACGACAGAGCCACAACTGTCGGCTACAGCACCAAGCTGCTCTGCTCCGTCAGGGGACACCCCAAA CCCAAGGTTCAATGGATGAAGAATCAGATGATTATTGGAGATGACCCCAAGTACAGGCAGATCTGCGTCCAGGGTATCTGCTCTCTGGAGATCCGTAAGCCTGGTAACTTTGACGGAGGTGTGTACTCCTGCAGAGCCAAGAACGATCACGGAGAAGCAACCGTCAGCTGCAAACTGGAGGTCAAAC AGCCAAACATTGCAGACGCAGATAAGAAATAG